A genomic region of Eucalyptus grandis isolate ANBG69807.140 chromosome 5, ASM1654582v1, whole genome shotgun sequence contains the following coding sequences:
- the LOC104444366 gene encoding uncharacterized protein LOC104444366 yields the protein MACWSSENATKAYLRAVKMGKRGKEPDSAEFISALAAGNNAQLMVMVSSTRAAVEDASMTVALVAAAHQTGGRVVHVSPGPDESRASRDALGSHARRVEFVVGKARTLLLNELRGADFVLLDCREDDPRGAFEAVRECGGGIVVGYNALQEGALWSGLRGHFLPIGEGLMVTRIANGAKFGSRIGSGSGGCCRKKSRWVVTVDDSTGEEHVFRIVSPQQKRIED from the exons ATGGCTTGCTGGTCATCCGAAAACGCCACGAAAGCTTACCTCCGAGCCGTGAAAATG gggaagagagggaaagagcCCGATTCAGCGGAGTTCATATCTGCGCTCGCGGCGGGAAACAACGCGCAGCTCATGGTGATGGTGTCGTCAACCCGCGCCGCCGTCGAGGACGCCTCCATGACGGTCGCGCTCGTCGCGGCAGCGCACCAGACGGGCGGGCGGGTCGTCCACGTCTCGCCCGGGCCGGATGAGTCGAGAGCCTCCAGGGACGCGCTGGGGTCTCACGCCCGACGAGTCGAGTTTGTGGTGGGGAAGGCGAGGACACTTTTGCTGAACGAGCTCAGGGGCGCGGATTTCGTGCTCCTGGATTGCAGAGAAGATGACCCGCGCGGGGCGTTCGAGGCGGTGCGGGAATGCGGCGGAGGGATCGTCGTGGGGTATAATGCCCTGCAGGAGGGCGCGTTGTGGAGTGGATTAAGAGGTCACTTTTTGCCTATAGGGGAGGGTCTTATGGTGACTAGGATTGCGAATGGTGCTAAATTCGGCAGCAGGAtcggcagcggcagcggcgggTGCTGCCGGAAGAAGAGCAGATGGGTAGTGACGGTGGATGACAGTACCGGCGAAGAGCATGTTTTCAGGATTGTCTCGCCGCAGCAGAAAAGGattgaagattga
- the LOC104444367 gene encoding LOW QUALITY PROTEIN: LRR receptor kinase SERK2 (The sequence of the model RefSeq protein was modified relative to this genomic sequence to represent the inferred CDS: deleted 1 base in 1 codon), whose protein sequence is MTLSLLLSLLFSLAFFHCCHHPPRALSSPLSELHALMALKAALDPSGRVLTSWSRGADPCGGGGGSSFEGVACDERGRVVNVSLQGKGLRGRIPPEIGGLGSLTGLYLHFNALGGEVPGEIGGLRMLTDLYLDVNGFSGEIPPDIANLTNLQVLQLGYNRFSGGIPRQLGSLPKLTVLALQYNRLTGAIPASLGDSASLKRLDLSYNNFFGSIPATLTNASSLEVLDVRNNTLSGYVPTGLKRLDDGFQYENNPDLCGVGFPNVRPLSDRLLDRPEPLRPDTLSKKNIPESADLNSTCGKAHCPNRLSGRRAGVVLGVVAVVAAIGFAVVGFLTFSWHQHRKQRNSSSLDVLDKRVRASRALENRSKRASALISLEYSNGWDPLAKGGGGSAFSQEVFENFMFNLEDVERATQSFLESNLLEKSSFSSVHRGILRDGSTVTVKRYAKMNCKSDEAEFLKGLKLLTKLKHENLVRLRGFCCSKGRGECFLIYELVPNGNLLQYLDAKPGSGKVLEWHTRVAIIIGIAQGISYIHEDEGDKPRLVHQSISAEKVLIDYWNNPLLSDPGLHHLLADDVVFAMLKASAAMGYLAPEYASTGYLTEKSDAYAFGVLVLQILSGKRVITPSIRHGVEACCFDEFIDENLEGNFLETEATQLARIALLCTRDSPIDRPLMRTVVQELDMLIGIS, encoded by the exons ATGAcgctctccctcctcctctctctcctcttctccctcGCCTTCTTCCACTGCTGCCACCACCCTCCTCGCGCGCTTTCCTCGCCCCTCTCGGAGCTCCACGCCCTCATGGCACTCAAGGCCGCCCTCGACCCCTCCGGCCGGGTCCTCACCTCGTGGTCCCGCGGCGCCGACccctgcggcggcggcggcggctcgtcGTTCGAGGGGGTGGCGTGCGACGAGCGCGGCCGCGTGGTGAACGTCTCGCTGCAGGGGAAGGGCCTGAGGGGGCGGATCCCACCGGAGATCGGCGGGCTCGGGAGCCTGACCGGGCTGTACCTGCACTTCAACGCCCTCGGCGGGGAGGTGCCCGGGGAGATCGGGGGGCTGAGGATGCTGACCGACTTGTACCTGGACGTCAATGGATTCTCCGGGGAGATTCCTCCCGACATTGCCAACTTGACTAATCTCCAAG TTTTGCAGCTGGGCTACAACCGGTTCTCCGGCGGCATCCCTAGACAGCTAGGGTCCCTGCCGAAGCTGACCGTCCTCGCCTTGCAGTACAATCGCCTGACCGGCGCCATCCCCGCGAGCTTGGGGGACTCGGCGAGCCTGAAGAGGTTGGACTTGAGCTACAACAATTTCTTCGGCTCGATCCCGGCGACATTGACCAATGCTTCTAGTCTCGAAGTCCTGGACGTGCGCAACAATACCCTGTCGGGCTATGTCCCTACCG GCTTGAAGAGGCTCGATGATGGTTTCCAATATGAAAACAACCCTGACCTATGTGGAGTCGGGTTCCCCAACGTCCGACCCTTGTCCGACCGTTTA CTGGACCGGCCCGAGCCGCTCCGACCCGATACTCTTTCGAAGAAGAACATTCCCGAGTCGGCTGATTTGAATTCGACCTGCGGGAAAGCGCACTGTCCGAACAGATTAAGTGGCCGAAGAGCTGGTGTTGTTTTAGGGGTGGTTGCAGTCGTAGCTGCTATCGGGTTCGCTGTCGTTGGATTTCTCACCTTCTCATGGCACCAGCATCGAAAGCAGAGGAATTCAAGCTCTCTAGACGTTTTGGATAAGCGGGTCCGTGCCAGTCGAGCCCTTGAGAATCGCTCGAAGAGGGCCTCTGCTCTCATCAGTCTCGAGTACTCGAACGGGTGGGATCCGCTGGCCAAAGGCGGTGGCGGGAGCGCCTTCTCCCAGGAGGTTTTTGAGAACTTCATGTTCAACTTGGAGGATGTGGAGCGCGCGACCCAGTCTTTCCTGGAGAGCAATTTGCTGGAGAAGAGCAGCTTCTCTTCTGTACACAGGGGAATCCTCAGGGACGGGTCAACCGTCACGGTAAAGCGCTATGCCAAGATGAACTGCAAGTCCGATGAGGCCGAATTCCTCAAGGGCTTGAAACTCCTGACCAAACTGAAGCACGAAAACCTGGTCAGGCTCAGGGGATTTTGCTGCTCGAAAGGGCGAGGCGAGTGCTTCCTGATCTACGAGCTCGTGCCGAACGGGAATTTGCTGCAGTATCTTGACGCGAAGCCTGGAAGCGGGAAGGTTCTCGAATGGCATACCCGAGTTGCGATCATAATCGGCATTGCTCAAG GTATCAGCTACATacatgaagatgaaggagacAAGCCCAGACTAGTCCACCAGTCGATATCTGCCGAGAAAGTTCTCATCGATTACTGGAACAACCCACTGCTTTCGGACCCAGGTCTGCACCACCTCCTCGCAGACGATGTAGTCTTTGCTATGCTCAAGGCCAGCGCTGCCATGGGCTACCTCGCCCCGGAGTACGCAAGCACCGGCTACCTAACCGAGAAGAGCGATGCGTACGCATTCGGTGTTCTGGTGCTCCAGATCCTGTCGGGGAAGCGTGTGATCACTCCATCGATCCGGCACGGAGTGGAAGCATGTTGCTTTGACGAATTCATCGATGAGAACCTTGAGGGGAATTTCTTGGAGACTGAGGCGACCCAGCTTGCTCGGATCGCGCTTCTTTGCACCCGAGACTCTCCTATCGACAGGCCATTGATGAGAACTGTGGTGCAAGAGCTTGATATGCTGATCGGCATTTCTTGA